The Ammospiza caudacuta isolate bAmmCau1 chromosome 17, bAmmCau1.pri, whole genome shotgun sequence genome has a segment encoding these proteins:
- the PIGQ gene encoding phosphatidylinositol N-acetylglucosaminyltransferase subunit Q isoform X2: MVLKVFFPSCCSSADSGILIGRWISEQNSAVILAVVHFPFIPVQVKQYLGEVQRVTQVSVSVLGSWSNSKQEKEESLSEFLEDLGTIFCHEPWIQISKEGDSKFWSCSILQKHSTNPQEEEIILVYYDQRKVMLSHLHPPLDTAGQGAEDASKLSAIFDTVARSQVLFMTDRYDEGPIKLTHWQSDGVEASIIVELLKQASVPACMLLTLLLSLLSGICRSRVLKFWPLSFLWSKLSTCEQLGHRLQHLQVISSNKKAQNQNQLMRKANIFVSLLIDVALGILLMSWLYRKNRIGHLADTLIPVADHVAEELQDLLQWLMGAPAGLKMNRALDQVLGRFFLYHIHLWISYIHLLSPFIEMILWYVGLSACLGLTVALCILSDIIALLTFHIYCFYVYGARLYCLKIYGLSSLWRLFRGKKWNVLRQRVDSCSYDLDQLRLLVVIVQGLIHLLVDLIDSLPLYSLILRLCRSYRLAAGVKFRVLEQQDGKPLRLLMQINPLSYGGVVQTYRLPTYSCYPRDSWASLCKKLFLGELIYPWKHKGDKQN, from the exons ATGGTACTGAAGGTGTTCTTTCCATcgtgctgctcctcagcagacAGCGGCATTTTGATCGGCCGCTGGATCTCCGAGCAGAACTCTGCTGTCATCCTTGCTGTGGTGCACTTCCCCTTCATCCCTGTGCAGGTGAAGCAGTACCTTGGGGAAGTCCAGCGTGTGACTCAAGTCAGTGTTTCTGTGCTTGGCTCATGGAGCAATAGCaaacaggagaaagaggagagtcTCAGTGAGTTCTTGGAAGACCTTGGGACCATATTCTGCCATGAGCCATGGATCCAGATAAGCAAAGAGGGAGACAGCAAATTCTGGAGCTGTTCTATCCTTCAGAAACACTCTACGAACCCTCAGGAGGAAGAAATCATCTTGGTGTACTATGACCAGCGCAAGGTCATGCTTTCCCATCTGCACCCCCCTTTGGACACAGCTGGCCAGGGGGCAGAGGATGCCTCAAAGCTCTCGGCCATCTTTGACACGGTGGCCAGGAGCCAGGTGCTGTTCATGACAGACAGGTACGACGAGGGGCCCATCAAGCTGACCCACTGGCAGTCGGATGGGGTGGAGGCCAGCATCATCGTGGAGCTGCTGAAGCAGGCCTCTGTGCCTGCCTGCATGCTGCTGACactcctgctctctctgctctctgggatCTGCAGGAGCAG GGTGCTGAAGTTTTGGCCTTTGTCTTTCTTGTGGAGCAAACTCTCAACCTGTGAGCAGCTGGGACACCgcctgcagcacctccaggtcATCAGCAGCAACAAGAAGGCTCAAAACCAAAATCAGCTGATGAG gaaagCCAACATCTTTGTGTCTCTGCTGATTGATGTGGCCCTGGGGATACTGCTGATGTCGTGGCTGTACAGGAAGAACCGCATTGGTCACCTTGCTGACACCCTCATACCTGTGGCTGAC CACGTGGCTGAAGAGCTGCAGGACCTGCTCCAGTGGCTGATGGGAGCCCCAGCTGGACTGAAAATGAACCGAGCCTTGGATCAAGTCTTGGGCCGCTTCTTCCTTTATCACATCCATCTGTGGATCA GCTACATCCACCTGCTGTCCCCGTTCATTGAGATGATCCTGTGGTACGTGGGGCTGTCGGCCTGCCTGGGGCTGACCGTGGCTCTCTGCATCCTGTCCGACATCATCGCGCTCCTCACCTTCCACATCTACTGCTTCTATGTCTACGGGGCCAG GCTCTACTGCCTGAAGATCTACGGCCTGTCCTCTCTGTGGCGCCTGTTCCGGGGCAAGAAGTGGAACGTGCTGCGGCAGCGGGTGGATTCCTGCTCCTACGACCTGGACCAG CTCCGCTTGCTGGTGGTGATTGTGCAGGGCCTCATACACTTGCTGGTGGACCTGATTGACTCCCTGCCTCTTTATTCCCTCATCCTTCGCCTCTGCAGATCCTACAGGCTCGCAG CTGGAGTGAAGTTCAGAGTCCTTGAGCAGCAGGATGGAAAACCTCTACGTCTCCTGATGCAG ATCAACCCCCTCTCCTATGGAGGTGTGGTCCAGACCTACAGACTGCCCACCTACAGCTGCTATCCCAGGGACTCCTGGGCATCTCTCTGCAAGAAACTCTTCCTTGGAGAGCTCATCTACCCTTGGAAACACAAAGGAGACAAGCAGAACTAA
- the PIGQ gene encoding phosphatidylinositol N-acetylglucosaminyltransferase subunit Q isoform X1, which yields MVLKVFFPSCCSSADSGILIGRWISEQNSAVILAVVHFPFIPVQVKQYLGEVQRVTQVSVSVLGSWSNSKQEKEESLSEFLEDLGTIFCHEPWIQISKEGDSKFWSCSILQKHSTNPQEEEIILVYYDQRKVMLSHLHPPLDTAGQGAEDASKLSAIFDTVARSQVLFMTDRYDEGPIKLTHWQSDGVEASIIVELLKQASVPACMLLTLLLSLLSGICRSRVLKFWPLSFLWSKLSTCEQLGHRLQHLQVISSNKKAQNQNQLMRKANIFVSLLIDVALGILLMSWLYRKNRIGHLADTLIPVADHVAEELQDLLQWLMGAPAGLKMNRALDQVLGRFFLYHIHLWISYIHLLSPFIEMILWYVGLSACLGLTVALCILSDIIALLTFHIYCFYVYGARLYCLKIYGLSSLWRLFRGKKWNVLRQRVDSCSYDLDQLFIGTLLFTILLFLLPTTALYYLVFTLLRLLVVIVQGLIHLLVDLIDSLPLYSLILRLCRSYRLAAGVKFRVLEQQDGKPLRLLMQINPLSYGGVVQTYRLPTYSCYPRDSWASLCKKLFLGELIYPWKHKGDKQN from the exons ATGGTACTGAAGGTGTTCTTTCCATcgtgctgctcctcagcagacAGCGGCATTTTGATCGGCCGCTGGATCTCCGAGCAGAACTCTGCTGTCATCCTTGCTGTGGTGCACTTCCCCTTCATCCCTGTGCAGGTGAAGCAGTACCTTGGGGAAGTCCAGCGTGTGACTCAAGTCAGTGTTTCTGTGCTTGGCTCATGGAGCAATAGCaaacaggagaaagaggagagtcTCAGTGAGTTCTTGGAAGACCTTGGGACCATATTCTGCCATGAGCCATGGATCCAGATAAGCAAAGAGGGAGACAGCAAATTCTGGAGCTGTTCTATCCTTCAGAAACACTCTACGAACCCTCAGGAGGAAGAAATCATCTTGGTGTACTATGACCAGCGCAAGGTCATGCTTTCCCATCTGCACCCCCCTTTGGACACAGCTGGCCAGGGGGCAGAGGATGCCTCAAAGCTCTCGGCCATCTTTGACACGGTGGCCAGGAGCCAGGTGCTGTTCATGACAGACAGGTACGACGAGGGGCCCATCAAGCTGACCCACTGGCAGTCGGATGGGGTGGAGGCCAGCATCATCGTGGAGCTGCTGAAGCAGGCCTCTGTGCCTGCCTGCATGCTGCTGACactcctgctctctctgctctctgggatCTGCAGGAGCAG GGTGCTGAAGTTTTGGCCTTTGTCTTTCTTGTGGAGCAAACTCTCAACCTGTGAGCAGCTGGGACACCgcctgcagcacctccaggtcATCAGCAGCAACAAGAAGGCTCAAAACCAAAATCAGCTGATGAG gaaagCCAACATCTTTGTGTCTCTGCTGATTGATGTGGCCCTGGGGATACTGCTGATGTCGTGGCTGTACAGGAAGAACCGCATTGGTCACCTTGCTGACACCCTCATACCTGTGGCTGAC CACGTGGCTGAAGAGCTGCAGGACCTGCTCCAGTGGCTGATGGGAGCCCCAGCTGGACTGAAAATGAACCGAGCCTTGGATCAAGTCTTGGGCCGCTTCTTCCTTTATCACATCCATCTGTGGATCA GCTACATCCACCTGCTGTCCCCGTTCATTGAGATGATCCTGTGGTACGTGGGGCTGTCGGCCTGCCTGGGGCTGACCGTGGCTCTCTGCATCCTGTCCGACATCATCGCGCTCCTCACCTTCCACATCTACTGCTTCTATGTCTACGGGGCCAG GCTCTACTGCCTGAAGATCTACGGCCTGTCCTCTCTGTGGCGCCTGTTCCGGGGCAAGAAGTGGAACGTGCTGCGGCAGCGGGTGGATTCCTGCTCCTACGACCTGGACCAG tTATTTATTGGCACTTTGCTGTTCACAATCCTGCTGTTCCTTCTGCCTACAACTGCACTGTATTATTTGGTGTTTACCCTG CTCCGCTTGCTGGTGGTGATTGTGCAGGGCCTCATACACTTGCTGGTGGACCTGATTGACTCCCTGCCTCTTTATTCCCTCATCCTTCGCCTCTGCAGATCCTACAGGCTCGCAG CTGGAGTGAAGTTCAGAGTCCTTGAGCAGCAGGATGGAAAACCTCTACGTCTCCTGATGCAG ATCAACCCCCTCTCCTATGGAGGTGTGGTCCAGACCTACAGACTGCCCACCTACAGCTGCTATCCCAGGGACTCCTGGGCATCTCTCTGCAAGAAACTCTTCCTTGGAGAGCTCATCTACCCTTGGAAACACAAAGGAGACAAGCAGAACTAA